AGCAGCCGCCGCTTGTGTATTCACAGATGGTTATTAAAAGAGAAATGATTTTGTTTCTGTTACGCTATTTTGTCAGCGTCGTGCCGGCAAAAAAAAGAAAAGGTATTGTCTTGCAATTTTTATTGATCAAAGCATATCCTTATGCTCCATCACCTTTTCAGTAATTACCAAGGCATACAATGCCTGCGGTTTTTTTTAATCCCTCATATATAATTAAGGCAGCAAGTTGATTGATGATTAATTAAATAAAGCGACGATGGTGCATTACCCGCATTGTGTCATAATTTCTACACCGGATAAGGCTATTTGCTGGTAATTCCTCCTATAATCGCTTAGGCATGAAAGATGCAAAGGTTGGTTATTCTTAACTCTTAAAATTTTTCAAGTATGAAATCGACTGCATTATTTTTTGGAATTGCTGTTGGAATAGGAATTGGATATTACCTCGCAACAGACGACAAAGAAGAATTGTTAGATAACATTAAAGACTCTGCATCCAAGGCACGCGACATGGTGAGCAATGGAATCAGTAAAGGGAAAAAATTAGTGGATGAATTCAAAGGCAGAGCGGAAGAAATGTAACT
The genomic region above belongs to Chitinophagaceae bacterium and contains:
- a CDS encoding YtxH domain-containing protein, whose product is MKSTALFFGIAVGIGIGYYLATDDKEELLDNIKDSASKARDMVSNGISKGKKLVDEFKGRAEEM